The genome window GGGGAAGAATTTCCTGTCCCACGGGTGCCCGGGAAGGCAGCACCCTTGCCCCGTGCCCAGGACCTTGAGACCTACTGTCCGCCACAGCCGCCGAGGAAGACTCGGCGGCGAACGAACGACCACGCGAAGGAGCGAGCATGCCGTCGTACCTCACCCCCGGTGTATACGTGGAGGAGGTGCAGTCCGGAGCGCGGCCCATCGAGGGAGTCGGCACCGCGGTCGCAGCCTTCGTCGGTTTCGCGGAGTCCGGCCCCTTCCACCAGCCGACGCTGGTGACGAACTGGGACCAGTACGTCCAGACCTTCGGTACCTTCACCGCCGACACGTACCTGACGCCCGCGGTCTACGGCTTCTTCGCCAACGGTGGCGGCGCGGCCTACATCGTGCGCATCGGGGGCCCCGCACAGGACTCGACGCAGGGATCCGCCGCCGAAGCGGTCCCGCCCGCCGCCATCGGGGGATTCCTGGTCTCCGCACGGCCCGGAACGAGTGGAGACCTCTCCGTCGAGGTCGCCGACGCCGAGGGCGAGAACGTTCCGGAGGACCGGTTCCGGCTGCTGGTGCGGCAGGCCGGCAAGGTGGTGGAGACCTACGACGTCTCCACCCGCAAGAACGTCAAGGGCTATCTGGTCGCCCAGACCCGCCAGTCCAAGCTCATCCAGGTCACCGAGCAGCCCGGAGCGGCCCAGACCCGCCCCGAGAACCAGACCTTCGCCCTCGCGTCCACCGCCGCCGCCCCCGGATCCGGTGTCGCACGGCTCGACCCGGCCGAGTACGTCGGTGACGCCGCCGCCCGTACGGGCTTCGCGGGCCTCGAAGCGATCGACGAGATCACCATGGTCGCCGTTCCGGACCTGATGAGCGCCTACCAGCGCGGCGACATCGACGCCGAGGGGGTCAAGGCCGTTCAGCTGGCGGTGATTTCGCACTGCGAGCAGATGGGCGACCGGGTCGCCATCCTGGACACCCCGCCGGGCATGAACGCCCAGCGCGTCCGTACCTGGCGCAATGACGACGCCGGATACGACTCGCGCTATGCGACCGTGTACTACCCGTGGGTCAAGGTCTTCGACCCGGCGACCGGCCAGAACTCCCTGGTGCCGCCGAGCGGCCATGTGGCCGGCGTCTGGGCGCGCAGCGACGGCGAGCGCGGTGTGCACAAGGCCCCCGCCAACGAGGTCATCCGCGGTGCGCTGGACCTGGAGATCCGCCTCAGCAAGGGCGAGCAGGACCTGCTCAACCCGATCGGTGTCAACTGCGTGCGCGCCTTCCCCGGGCGTGGTATCCGGATCTGGGGCGCGCGCACCCTCTCGTCCGACCCGGCCTGGCGCTACCTCAACGTACGCCGCCTCTTCAACTACCTGGAGGAGTCGATCCTCCTGGGCACCCAGTGGGTGGTGTTCGAGCCGAACGACGACCGCCTGTGGTCGAGCATCCGGCGCAACGTCACCGCCTTCCTCACCGAGGAGTGGCGCCGGGGCGCCCTCTTCGGCCGCACGGCCGAGGAAGCGTTCTATGTCAAGTGCGACCGCGACAACAATCCGCAGGAGTCGATCGACCTCGGCCAGGTCGTGTGCGAGATCGGCGTGGCCCCGGTGAAGCCCGCGGAGTTCGTGATCTTCCGCCTCGCACAGTTCTCCGACAGCACCAGCCTCGTCAACGAGTGACCCAGCAGGGTCCGCAAACGGAACAGGTGACACAGAGTCATGGCAGAGGGCGACGCTCTTTCCACCCACGTCTTCGGCGTACAGCTCGGCGGCTATCTCGTCGAGTCGATCCAAGAGATCAGCGGCCTGACCGTCGAGGAGGAAGTCGTCGAGGTCCGTCAAGTGACCGCCGAGGGCAAGCAGATCATCCGCAAGCAGCCCGGCGCACGTCAGGCGGGCGAGGTCACGATCACCCGCGGACTCGACAAGAGCAGTGAGTTCACCAAATGGATCAAGGAGACGCTCAACAACGGGGCCGTCGACACCGCGCGCCAGAACCTGACCATCGAGATCAAGGACTCGAAGGGTGAGACGGTCCGGCGCATCCAGTTGATGCAGGGCTGGGCCAGCAAGTGGGAGGGGCCCTCGCTGAAGGCCGGCGAGTCCAGTGCGGCCACCGAGTCGGTGACCATCACCTTCGAGGAGATCGTGGTCGAATGAGGCGTAGGACCGTTACGTCGGGCGGGCTCGACGAAGTCCTCGACAGCCTCGCGTCCGCCCCGCCCGCCGCACGCGAGGAGGCGGCTCCCGCACCGCCTTCGGCCCGGGACCGCGACCGTGACCAGATGGATCTGCGTACGGAGTTCGAGTTCGAGCTCCCGCGCGGTTACGTCGACGACGAGGGCCAGATCCACCGGCGCGGCTCGATGCGGCTCGCGACGGCACGGGACGAGCTGCGCCCGCAGATCGACCTGCGGGTGAAGGAGAACCCGGCGTACCTGTCCGTGGTGCTGCTGAGCCAGGTGATCACCCAGCTCGGCACCATCACCGATGTGCACGCCGGGGTCGTCGAGCGGATGTACGCGACGGATGTGGCGTTCCTCCAGGACTTCTACCGCCGGATCAACAGCGAGGGTCACACGCACGCCGCGGTGACCTGCCCGCTGTGCCACGGGGCGTTCGAGGTGGACCTCTCGGGTGGGCGCCTGGGGGAATCGTGACGTACGCGCTTCCCCGATTGCGGGAGGAGATCGCGTACGTCGCCTACCACTTCCATTGGCAGCGAGAGGACATTCTCGACCTCACCCACGGCGAGCGTCAGGAATGGGTGCGGGAGATAGCGCGGATCAACACCCGCGTCAACGAAGGCGGGTGATCGTGTGGGGATCGGAAACTGGCTCCGCCGGGGGGACCGGCAGCAGCCCGGAACGCCGCCCCGGGGCGGAGCCGGAGCCGAGACCGGGCACGCTCCGGAACCGGAGGCCGACCGGAGCGACAGCGGGGCCGGTCAGCGGGACGGCGTCCGGGGCGGGGACTGGGACGGCGGCTGGCGGCAGGTCGCGCCCCCGACGGTGACCGTCGCCCGGTCCTCGATCGGGGTGAGCGACGGACTGCGGTTCAGGGACGGCCTCGCCTCGTGGCAGGATCTCGCCTTCGGGAGCGAACTCGGCCATGCCGTACTGCCGTCCGCTCCGGTGGGCCTCATCCATGGCGTCGCCCGCCCGGGCGGCGCGCGTTCCGAGTCTCCCGGTGGACCGCTGCTGTTGCGTGCCGCCCCTACCGCGACGGACGGGGAAGCGGAACCTGCTGCGGGCCTGCCGTCCGCCGCAGCGGGCACCGCGGCCGGCAGGGGCAGGGAGGGCGGGAAGCCGGCCCCTGCGACTGCAACCGTCCAGCGGGCGAGCCGCACGGTGTCCTCCCGTCCTTCGCCCGCCCCTGCCTCGCCCGCCCCTGCCTCGTCCTCCCCTGCCTCGTCCTCCCGTTCCTCCGGGAGCGGGGCACCGGGGCATCGGACCGGCGGTGGTGGCGCAACCGCTCCGGAAGCCACGGCGGAGGCGGCCCCGGCGAAGGGCACGGCGCCCGCCGCGGCTCCGGGACCGGCTTCGAGTCCGGCCGCCGCGTCGGCGTCGCGGCATCCCGCGGGCGCCGCGCCGGCACCGGTTTCGCCCCAGCGGGCCCGGCCCGCGGCCGTACGTCCGCGGCGGACCGCCCCACCCCTGATCATTGCCAGGCGTCCGGCGATGGCACTGCGGCACATCGCCGGGATCCCGCCGGCCACGACCTCCGCATCGGCCACTCCCGTCACCACCACCACCGCCGCTGTGCAGCAGGGCGCGTCGCAACAGACCGCGCCCGCCGGTCCGGACGCCGGCACCGACCGTCCCACCGCAGCACCGGTGCGTCCCGCCCTGGGCAAGCCCCTGAGGGAACTGCCCACCGGGGCCGTACCCTCAGGTCCGGGAGCGCGGAGCGAGGTCGTACCGTCCGCCCCGGAGGGGCAACGGACAGCGGACATGCCCGTACTTCAACGCCAGACATCGGAGACGGAAACCTCTCCGGCAACCCCTTCGGCAACCTTTCCGGCAACCCCTCCGGTGACCGCGCGTTCGCCAGAAGCGGCGAAGCCGCCGGTGCGTCAGCCGTCTTCTCCGGAGATTCGGTCCACGAAAGCCAGGTCTTCGGAGGTTCGGGCCCCGCAGCCGCCACAG of Streptomyces sp. NBC_01363 contains these proteins:
- a CDS encoding phage tail protein: MAEGDALSTHVFGVQLGGYLVESIQEISGLTVEEEVVEVRQVTAEGKQIIRKQPGARQAGEVTITRGLDKSSEFTKWIKETLNNGAVDTARQNLTIEIKDSKGETVRRIQLMQGWASKWEGPSLKAGESSAATESVTITFEEIVVE
- a CDS encoding phage tail sheath family protein translates to MPSYLTPGVYVEEVQSGARPIEGVGTAVAAFVGFAESGPFHQPTLVTNWDQYVQTFGTFTADTYLTPAVYGFFANGGGAAYIVRIGGPAQDSTQGSAAEAVPPAAIGGFLVSARPGTSGDLSVEVADAEGENVPEDRFRLLVRQAGKVVETYDVSTRKNVKGYLVAQTRQSKLIQVTEQPGAAQTRPENQTFALASTAAAPGSGVARLDPAEYVGDAAARTGFAGLEAIDEITMVAVPDLMSAYQRGDIDAEGVKAVQLAVISHCEQMGDRVAILDTPPGMNAQRVRTWRNDDAGYDSRYATVYYPWVKVFDPATGQNSLVPPSGHVAGVWARSDGERGVHKAPANEVIRGALDLEIRLSKGEQDLLNPIGVNCVRAFPGRGIRIWGARTLSSDPAWRYLNVRRLFNYLEESILLGTQWVVFEPNDDRLWSSIRRNVTAFLTEEWRRGALFGRTAEEAFYVKCDRDNNPQESIDLGQVVCEIGVAPVKPAEFVIFRLAQFSDSTSLVNE
- a CDS encoding DUF6760 family protein; protein product: MTYALPRLREEIAYVAYHFHWQREDILDLTHGERQEWVREIARINTRVNEGG